From a single Leishmania infantum JPCM5 genome chromosome 36 genomic region:
- the CYP10 gene encoding putative cyclophilin 10 — protein MHVGVLAPHSHPPASFRPIFEVRPPPSPTHSFHHPPTPIYLCTTCTDAVDFYVRAVTSLLVEWTTAMFTRSTIRWAAGAGHAFMDIAIGSQPPHRVTFELFTKKCPIASENFLKLCTGENVLPQVSSIDGIGEPSFRDQFLPQLTYRNTTVHRVCKGYLVQGGDIVSGQGTGQLSIYGEFFDAPEEVKASKFDRMGLLGTAVSAPHLNGSQFFILTADKAPHLNGTCICFGRVVDGWAVVKAIEAIPLTAAGEPTERVVVVECGKL, from the coding sequence ATGCATGTCGGGGTTCTCGCTCCACATTCTCACCCTCCTGCCTCGTTTCGCCCCATCTTTGAGGTACGGCCGCCACCCTCGCCTACTCACTCCTttcaccacccacccacccccatTTACTTGTGCACCACGTGCACTGATGCTGTTGATTTTTACGTCCGCGCCGTCACCTCGCTGCTGGTAGAGTGGACGACGGCAATGTTTACGCGATCTACAATCAGATGGGCGGCTGGGGCGGGGCACGCGTTCATGGACATCGCCATTGGCAGCCAGCCCCCGCACCGTGTGACCTTCGAGCTTTTCACGAAGAAGTGCCCTATTGCCTCGGAGAACTTTCTGAAGCTGTGCACAGGAGAAAAtgtgctgccgcaggtctCCAGCATCGACGGGATCGGTGAGCCATCCTTCCGAGACCAGTTTCTGCCGCAGTTGACGTACCGCAACACGACGGTGCACCGCGTGTGCAAAGGCTATCTCGTGCAAGGCGGCGATATCGTGTCTGGTCAAGGGACGGGTCAGCTTTCCATCTACGGCGAATTTTTTGATGCGCCGGAAGAGGTAAAGGCGTCCAAGTTCGATCGAATGGGTCTCTTAGGCACCGCCGTAAGTGCGCCGCACTTGAATGGGTCGCAGTTTTTTATCCTGACGGCTGACAAGGCGCCGCACCTGAACGGCACGTGCATTTGTTTCGGCCGCGTCGTGGACGGATGGGCTGTGGTGAAGGCCATTGAGGCCATCCCGCTGacggccgccggcgagccAACGGAGCGGGTTGTAGTGGTCGAGTGCGGCAAGCTCTAA